Proteins found in one Brachypodium distachyon strain Bd21 chromosome 5, Brachypodium_distachyon_v3.0, whole genome shotgun sequence genomic segment:
- the LOC112269236 gene encoding ankyrin-2-like, translating to MDNNQRQPESYTITVREGDTPGPSEVIISIFEGQISFHHAGRGNIIPPNDMVRETDDPPQRQEMQVALLKAAVEGDRKELERILQEELDQQVEAEKRAPEPRQEEEIRTPPRTSMLLQGVTSDLDGVLHIAARLGHVELVKKIAMWPGLVIDVEAKNRRGETPLHCAAATGNVAMIGLVMSIACREQRAKQLLREKKCDGETCLHEAVRSGNKLAVETLVEEDVNVFERGDPCVLVGMEDNEGVSPLYLATTLRQLDIVQFLTQKQRRLSYPDASYKGPGEKTALHAAVLLGKDLSKCLVQWKKGRLVSMADESWNTPLHLLASTEDTSIAKLLLKADECAGYHADKEGSLPIHVAAANGSLTIVELLAKKRPGCALACNNLGQTILHIAVQKRRYDVVNYVCSKHKLAGILNVRDSSGNTALHLAVEQGNQFIFCRLMRCPEVCLSFTNKEARTPLDIAQLKLPLGLSLSPAPRQWIMYHLVLAGGDYGTCRRDQFATVLAKPDREKESKSTGKSAGLVAVCAVLILTIAFAAPFTVTRMYSRSEDSAEYESLAWAIAYRIFMASDAFAFAFSAVATSCCTYAGFSFMDRRTRLFYLTTGGVSLRLAAVSIIVVFSSGVYVAVAPVDYLIPIAVCPFAALVIIPQLTPVFVMLLHAWSLLMRIGFLAWCRTMFCWLPRPSRYRVPGRYRGLRGSSLAVLFCVFLVCYLIFVCAFLSARNIIKGF from the exons ATGGATAACAATCAACGCCAGCCAGAAAGTTACACGATCACTGTCAGGGAAGGCGACACGCCTGGGCCATCAGAAGTAATAATCTCAATTTTCGAGGGGCAAATAAGCTTCCACCATGCCGGACGTGGTAATATTATTCCTCCAAACGACATGGTCAGAGAAACAGATGATCCCCCCCAACGGCAGGAGATGCAAGTCGCCTTGCTCAAAGCGGCAGTAGAAGGTGATCGAAAGGAACTTGAGCGAATTCTGCAGGAGGAATTAGACCAACAAGTGGAGGCGGAAAAGCGAGCTCCTGAACCTAGGCAAGAGGAGGAAATCCGGACTCCTCCAAGGACATCCATGCTTCTGCAAGGAGTGACATCTGACTTGGATGGGGTTCTCCATATTGCTGCAAGGTTAGGGCATGTGGAGCTAGTGAAGAAAATCGCCATGTGGCCAGGTTTGGTGATTGATGTAGAAGCCAAGAACAGGAGGGGAGAGACTCCCTTGCACTGTGCAGCTGCCACAGGGAATGTCGCGATGATCGGCCTTGTCATGTCGATAGCTTGCCGAGAGCAACGTGCCAAGCAACTCTTGAGAGAGAAGAAGTGTGATGGGGAGACATGCTTGCACGAGGCAGTGCGGTCTGGAAATAAGCTTGCCGTGGAGACGCTGGTCGAGGAGGATGTTAACGTCTTCGAACGTGGCGACCCCTGTGTGCTGGTGGGAATGGAGGATAATGAGGGTGTTTCTCCTCTCTACTTGGCTACAACTCTACGCCAACTTGACATCGTTCAGTTTCTCACCCAGAAACAACGACGCCTCAGCTATCCAGATGCATCCTACAAAGGGCCTGGAGAAAAGACAGCTCTGCACGCTGCTGTCCTCCTGGGCAAAG ATCTCAGCAAATGTCTTGTGCAGTGGAAGAAGGGGCGCCTCGTATCGATGGCAGATGAATCTTGGAACACGCCGCTTCACCTCTTGGCATCAACAGAAGACACATCTATCGCAAAGCTTCTTCTCAAAGCGGACGAATGTGCTGGATACCACGCCGACAAAGAGGGATCACTGCCCATacatgttgctgctgccaATGGAAGCCTTACGATCGTCGAGCTCTTGGCTAAGAAGCGTCCCGGCTGCGCTTTGGCATGCAATAACTTAGGCCAGACGATCCTCCACATTGCTGTCCAAAAGAGAAGATACGATGTGGTAAACTATGTGTGCTCCAAGCACAAGTTAGCAGGAATCTTAAACGTCAGGGATTCAAGTGGGAATACGGCTCTTCATTTGGCTGTAGAGCAAGGAAATCAGTTCATTTTTTGCCGGTTAATGCGGTGTCCGGAAGTATGTTTGAGCTTCACAAACAAGGAGGCGCGTACACCTCTTGATATTGCACAGTTGAAGCTCCCACTTGGCCTGTCATTATCGCCG GCTCCCCGGCAATGGATTATGTACCACCTTGTACTTGCTGGCGGTGATTACGGCACCTGTCGAAGGGACCAGTTCGCTACTGTCTTGGCAAAACCTGACAGGGAGAAGGAGTCCAAATCAACCGGCAAATCCGCTGGGCTGGTGGCTGTCTGTGCAGTGCTCATCCTGACCATAGCATTCGCAGCGCCTTTCACCGTGACAAGAATGTACAGCCGCTCAGAGGACTCGGCTGAGTATGAGAGCTTAGCATGGGCAATTGCTTACAGGATCTTCATGGCGTCCGACGCCTTCGCGTTCGCCTTCTCCGCAGTGGCCACCTCTTGCTGCACCTACGCCGGGTTCTCCTTCATGGACAGGAGGACACGGTTATTCTACCTCACCACGGGAGGGGTATCCCTCCGGCTAGCGGCGGTGTCGATCATCGTCGTGTTCTCGTCGGGGGTGTATGTGGCCGTTGCTCCGGTTGATTACCTAATCCCCATCGCCGTCTGCCCGTTTGCTGCTCTGGTCATCATACCGCAGCTCACGCCTGTCTTCGTGATGCTCCTTCACGCGTGGTCTTTGCTCATGAGGATTGGCTTCCTAGCATGGTGCCGCACCATGTTCTGCTGGCTCCCTCGACCCAGCCGATACCGGGTCCCTGGAAGGTACCGCGGCCTTCGTGGGAGTAGCTTGGCGGTGCTGTTTTGCGTTTTCCTGGTCTGTTACCTTATCTTTGTGTGTGCATTCCTGTCCGCCAGGAACATTATCAAAGGATTCTAG
- the LOC100838865 gene encoding uncharacterized protein LOC100838865 has translation MLTGGGSSGRGRAYPVGGGGAMGTLRRMYWRTAAGAGEGDRGGERGAPGCGASATEKELARLRRWSASRLLLRQRTSGSAECKKCRHRSKLNMAAGGPLELWNHRSMQILVLLSLGLQAVLFVFAGIRRREASPMRRLLLWLAYLMADSTAIYAVGHLSFSSTVREHQLVAFWAPFLLLHLGGPDNITAYALQDNQLWLRHLQTLVVQVLGAAYVLNKNIAGQDAAGSLLWLASLLMFAVGVIKYGERTWALKCGTLESIGGSVKKQPPAMHKHFHPQDEASEEEFLVRRAHSLFHICKRAIVDSSVIEKDSVEGQEEYTSKMMQRVELWALMEIELSLMYDVLYTKAAVVHTLSGYIVRVVSPVTTAASLLLFWSTVKDGHSSADVAITYILLGGALFMETTSLVNALGSSWTFAFLSTTRWRWLRYAALCNGRWDRLRRAVVHLHHLVKGGAAGRGWYNSRRWSRTMGQYNMLHLCTRPADTPLTSPLLGRLAKAVGPNGWWNRKHYSGSTKLPDSIRRCISLHMRQLYTKGRLNSLGMLRKKWGEEPLDRRGLYKEGTMLRDSLGVEFQEGIIIWHIGTDIFLAKSDRAKAQDAAPRVEAIRVLSNYLMFLLVERPYMLPGQPQNRLYQRTCDNLVSMRNKSGRKAGTIKNLFRLRDGPGSSSRAAEREELANDVYEEYESRRFSHDAPRLTYVVRLAKQLLEKERDGTVDSLELVLDVWTDILVYAGNKCSRESHAKKLNSGGELTTILWLMAEHLYQVSLEEASTAHRDDDGDDNSNVP, from the exons ATGCTCACCGGTGGTGGATCGAGTGGGAGGGGGAGGGCATATCCGGTCGGAGGAGGTGGGGCCATGGGGACGTTGCGGCGCATGTATTGGAGAACGGCGGCCGGAGCCGGGGAAGGAGACCGGGGCGGCGAAAGAGGAGCTCCGGGATGCGGCGCTTCGGCGACGGAGAAGGAGTTGGCGCGTCTCCGTCGGtggtcggcgtcgcggcttCTCCTGCGGCAGCGGACCTCCG GCAGTGCAGAGTGCAAAAAGTGCAGGCACAGGAGCAAATTAAATATGGCAGCAGGTGGGCCGCTGGAGTTGTGGAACCACCGGTCGATGCAGATCCTGGTTCTCCTCAGCCTCGGCCTCCAGGCCGTCCTCTTCGTCTTCGCTGGGATCCGCCGGCGCGAAGCCTCCCCCATGCGGAGACTCCTCCTCTGGCTAGCATACCTCATGGCGGACTCAACTGCCATATATGCCGTGGGCCACCTCTCGTTCAGCAGCACCGTGCGCGAGCACCAGCTTGTCGCCTTCTGGGCGCCGTTCCTCCTGCTGCACCTGGGCGGCCCGGACAACATCACCGCCTACGCGCTCCAGGACAACCAGCTCTGGCTCCGCCATCTCCAAACCCTCGTCGTGCAGGTCCTCGGAGCAGCCTATGTCCTCAACAAGAACATCGCCGGTCAGGATGCTGCAGGGAGCTTGCTCTGGCTGGCCTCCCTGCTGATGTTTGCTGTCGGCGTCATCAAGTACGGGGAGAGGACTTGGGCGCTCAAGTGCGGCACCCTGGAGAGCATCGGCGGCTCCGTCAAGAAGCAACCACCCGCCATGCATAAACATTTCCACCCCCAGGACGAAGCGTCTGAGGAGGAATTCCTCGTGCGACGGGCTCACTCCCTGTTCCACATCTGCAAGCGTGCCATCGTTGATTCTTCGGTGATTGAGAAGGATTCCGTGGAAGGGCAGGAAGAGTACACCAGCAAGATGATGCAGAGAGTGGAGCTGTGGGCGCTGATGGAGATCGAGCTTTCGCTCATGTACGATGTCCTGTACACCAAGGCGGCCGTGGTCCACACCTTGTCCGGCTACATTGTCCGCGTGGTCTCGCCAGTCACCACTGCCGCCTCGCTGTTGTTGTTCTGGTCCACCGTCAAGGACGGCCACAGCAGTGCTGACGTGGCCATCACCTACATCTTGCTGGGTGGTGCCTTGTTCATGGAGACGACGTCGCTCGTGAACGCGCTCGGGTCGTCTTGGACGTTCGCGTTCCTGAGCACCACCAGGTGGCGCTGGCTTCGGTACGCAGCCCTGTGCAACGGCAGATGGGACAGGCTTCGGCGTGCAGTTGTACATCTTCACCATCTTGTCAAGGGAGGTGCAGCTGGCCGTGGTTGGTACAATTCAAGGAGGTGGTCACGCACAATGGGTCAGTACAACATGTTGCACTTGTGCACCCGCCCCGCCGACACGCCGCTCACCAGCCCTCTGCTAGGGAGGCTCGCCAAGGCGGTGGGACCCAACGGGTGGTGGAACAGGAAGCATTACTCCGGTTCAACCAAGCTGCCGGACTCGATCAGGCGGTGCATATCTCTGCACATGAGGCAGCTGTACACCAAGGGGAGGCTCAACTCGCTGGGCATGCTGAGGAAGAAGTGGGGCGAGGAGCCACTGGACCGTCGTGGGCTGTACAAAGAAGGGACGATGCTCAGGGACTCCCTCGGCGTCGAGTTCCAGGAGGGCATCATCATCTGGCACATCGGCACCGACATCTTCCTGGCCAAGAGCGACAGAGCCAAGGCCCAGGACGCGGCGCCTCGCGTGGAGGCCATCAGGGTGCTGTCAAACTACCTGATGTTCCTCCTGGTGGAGCGGCCCTACATGCTGCCAGGCCAGCCCCAGAACCGGCTCTACCAACGAACTTGCGACAATCTGGTCAGCATGAGAAATAAATCTGGACGTAAAGCTGGTACGATCAAGAACCTGTTCCGCCTGCGCGATGGCCCGGGTTCCAGTTCCAGGGCGGCCGAGAGAGAGGAGCTCGCCAACGACGTGTACGAGGAGTACGAGAGCCGAAGGTTCAGCCACGACGCTCCTCGTCTCACCTACGTGGTTCGGCTTGCCAAGCAGCtgctggagaaggagagggacgGTACGGTCGACTCCTTGGAGCTTGTCCTCGACGTGTGGACGGACATTCTCGTCTATGCAGGCAACAAGTGCAGCAGGGAGTCGCATGCCAAGAAGCTCAACAGTGGCGGTGAGCTGACCACCATCCTGTGGCTCATGGCAGAACACCTGTACCAAGTTTCTCTGGAGGAGGCATCAACCGCGCACAGAGACGATGATGGTGATGATAACTCTAACGTACCATAA
- the LOC100836417 gene encoding rhomboid-like protein 19, translating to MMESQPLQDPTAEAHGAAAADQAGAAAPPAVVPGKEFTRTCKGLVVVLIGGYVLLQLVPSSLNYLAIVPAKTIPFVWTVFTAGYIEQVLPGAIGSSLGLLFCGKDIEPVWGRKEFLKFIILVNSICGILAFCIAVALYYVTGKESFLVTPLSGFHGALAGFLVGLKQLLPNLELPMCFFWKIKAKWMPFFVMCFSTIMAFIVPDSINFLPTLLSGMYVSWIYLRYFQRNPLTGLKGDPSDDFSFPSLFPDAMRPVTDPVANLFDRMLCTRSKPSELALPVSDPTKASRRRERGERVLEERLAAEHTSDTEAPAHTAED from the exons ATGATGGAGAGCCAGCCCCTGCAGGACCCGACGGCCGAGGCccacggtgccgccgccgccgaccaagCCGGAGCCGCCGCTCCCCCCGCCGTG GTTCCAGGGAAGGAGTTCACACGGACCTGCAAGGGCCTCGTCGTCGTGCTCATCGGCGGTTATGTGCTGCTCCAGCTCGTCCCTTCGTCCCTCAACTACCTCGCCATCGTCCCCGCCAA GACAATTCCGTTTGTATGGACGGTCTTCACGGCTGGTTACATTGAGCAAGTTCTTCCAGGG GCTATCGGCAGTTCTCTTGGGCTTCTCTTCTGTGGGAAGGATATTGAACCAGTATGGGGCCGTAAGGAGTTCCTGAAGTTCATTATTTTGGTCAACTCCATCTGTGGCATCCTTGCATTCTGCATTGCTGTTGCACTGTACTATGTCACTGGAAAAGAGAGCTTCCT TGTGACGCCGCTATCTGGCTTCCATGGTGCCCTTGCTGGCTTTCTTGTAGGCCTGAAGCAACTCCTACCAAACCTTGAGCTCCCCATGTGCTTTTTCTGGAAAATAAAGGCTAAG TGGATGCCATTCTTTGTCATGTGTTTCTCAACTATCATGGCCTTCATTGTGCCGGATTCCATCAACTTCTTGCCAACTTTGTTGTCTGGGATGTACGTCAGCTGGATTTACTTGAGGTACTTCCAGAGGAACCCACTAACAGGACTCAAGGGTGATCCAAGTGATGACTTCTCCTTCCCCAGCTTGTTCCCAGATGCCATGCG TCCAGTTACAGACCCAGTTGCTAATCTGTTCGACCGGATGCTGTGCACAAGGTCCAAGCCATCGGAATTGGCCCTCCCAGTTTCCGATCCTACAAAAGCATCAAGAAGAAG GGAGCGTGGTGAGAGGGTTCTTGAGGAAAGGCTGGCTGCCGAACACACGTCTGACACAGAAGCCCCAGCTCACACCGCAGAAGATTAA
- the LOC100839167 gene encoding uncharacterized protein LOC100839167, protein MAAMGRALFSPFFHTVLPHPCVLPDSRSHSKGFAGRFLIFICFLKFERSSSKRNYVGFLCELISSISANSLLTVADLYCSPCKQYCTRVFMSRQLGEHQCKKLWDNSAVLGLGGRLFEGSNNSEKAESENKHR, encoded by the exons ATGGCGGCCATGGGGCGCGCTCTATTTAGTCCCTTCTTCCACACGGTTCTTCCTCACCCCTGCGTCTTGCCGGATTCCAGGAGCCATTCCAAG GGATTTGCAGGCCGCTTTCTcatatttatttgttttctgaagttcgagcgcagcagcagcaagcggAATTATGTCGGATTTTTGTGCGAATTGATTTCATCTATATCAGCGAACTCTCTCCTGACA GTTGCAGACTTATACTGTAGTCCATGCAAACAGTATTGCACGAGAGTATTCATGTCCAGACAGCTTGGAGAGCATCAATGTAAGAAG ttaTGGGACAACAGCGCCGTCCTTGGCTTGGGTGGAAGATTATTCGAAGGCTCAAACAATTCAGAGAAGGCGGAGAGCGAGAACAAACATCGCTAA